A genomic window from Yarrowia lipolytica chromosome 1D, complete sequence includes:
- a CDS encoding uncharacterized protein (Converted to coding from non-coding YALI0D21692g, weakly similar to uniprot|P29055 Saccharomyces cerevisiae YPR086w SUA7 TFIIB subunit (transcription initiation factor) factor E in frame stop no start), with protein MELSKRTPVELKKLPVEIVSRSSVPTCPLEPYPVARTKHQILLHSSDVKSSLAVVSLALDGVNGNISALLKGKRTEDMSASIVLLTCRAAGVPLTFKEVCAVTNVSKRRTGHFLELLKRILKGTDIMS; from the exons ATGGAACTGTCGAAGCGGACCCCTGTCGAGTTGAAGAAACTGCCAGTCGAGATTGTGAGTCGCAGCTCCGTGCCAACATGTCCCCTGGAGCCTTACCCAGTTGCTCGCACTAAGCATCAAATCCTGCTTCACTCATCAGATGTCAAATCGTCTCTGGCGGTCGTGAGTCTCGCCCTGGACGGAGTCAATGGCAACATCTCTGCCCT GCTCAAGGGCAAGAGAACCGAGGACATGAGTGCCTCCATTGTCCTTCTCACCTgcagagctgctggagttCCCCTCACATTCAAAGAAGTGTGTGCTGTGACCAACGTCTCTAAACGCCGAACAGGACACTTTCTGGAGCTTTTGAAACGCATTCTCAAAGGCACCGACATTATGTCGTAG